The Mucilaginibacter mallensis genome has a segment encoding these proteins:
- a CDS encoding NACHT domain-containing protein, giving the protein MTSFLIQHFDTLKRLVLSDGGFKNISPSDCKALSLLIFKKTNQQISETTLKRVYGFAYSKFKPSLFTLDAMAKFCDYGGWTDFCEHNTSSKTKNHEIKDVSWHNIKHNADKITSFTLQALKNRSGIPYNQTIKRKFIDDHFDAFLKDDYTATLITAPAGYGKTLALCHWVEEHMAMNLLGLNDDIVLFFSSNALINVFISGKDINEWLLSLLGYGCEDDFSTLLDIKQKHKGNFYLIIDGLDEHMFKSEQFHLLFNQILDVFSFYQFHDSFKLVLTMRSSTWINHRHEIEDFKNRWFQGYMIGDDQAINAPLFNLQEIKELCTNINPSIQNFLGIEVADNFNHPLYFQFYYRQHKDDFTLNNVDHVCIYELISTFILNKIYLGAHSAEKMLLVKALVGKMDFATARYDVDKLKMNDLIRQYPQAYNDLLGIGFIREVNKSNDVQYNTLIQFANDNFLDYSIANTLLSNNQNIFNSQLIAIINESFKNERKVPILKWCIIYTIKTGQQESFELLAETRLSAREKAEIIIFLGDMLEKACVSLAKSEAMIQYFRQDCSDGLFDYFFGLEFINADYIKALQTLLRFELSNKKKILIYTSLAAIAVMQLDMNKLESYIVNLKNFPAEDLQSMALNPLHCLETAFYFLKYGIVKKEAFAELTSFYFNPPKSENGFEKTNTNDILYLLAIHTLSICKNPVKLLRFTRALNKIYKNDPEHLQGYRFLLQLITTDAHLQANKTTEGLSNYADTLILYEANKDSYTPFMKASFYLLKVKMCLYQNNSADLQQTMKSLVSLADQSGFKLIKVQALVFILSNKELLNINPDYYKQIYYDFIKLVRESGFREESFITNEVALAIK; this is encoded by the coding sequence ATGACGTCTTTCTTGATTCAGCATTTTGATACGCTAAAAAGACTCGTTCTTTCAGATGGCGGATTTAAAAACATCTCCCCATCTGATTGTAAAGCGCTATCATTACTTATCTTCAAAAAAACCAACCAGCAAATAAGTGAAACTACTTTAAAGCGGGTGTACGGTTTTGCTTATAGTAAATTCAAGCCTTCATTATTTACGCTGGATGCTATGGCAAAGTTTTGTGATTATGGAGGATGGACAGACTTTTGCGAGCATAATACCAGCAGCAAAACAAAGAATCATGAAATTAAAGATGTTTCCTGGCATAACATTAAACATAATGCCGATAAAATAACCAGCTTTACCCTGCAGGCATTAAAAAACAGATCGGGCATACCTTATAACCAAACTATAAAAAGAAAATTTATTGATGACCATTTTGATGCTTTCTTAAAAGATGATTATACAGCTACTTTAATAACAGCGCCAGCCGGCTACGGTAAAACACTTGCATTATGCCACTGGGTTGAAGAACACATGGCCATGAATTTGCTGGGCCTGAATGATGATATAGTTCTATTTTTTAGCAGCAACGCGCTGATAAATGTTTTTATAAGCGGCAAGGATATAAACGAGTGGCTGCTATCATTACTAGGCTATGGCTGCGAGGACGATTTTTCGACCTTATTGGATATAAAGCAAAAACATAAAGGGAATTTTTACCTGATAATTGATGGTCTTGATGAGCATATGTTTAAAAGCGAGCAATTCCACCTGCTGTTCAATCAAATTCTGGATGTGTTTTCATTTTACCAGTTTCATGACTCGTTTAAGCTTGTACTAACGATGCGCTCCTCAACCTGGATAAATCACAGGCACGAGATCGAGGATTTTAAAAACAGATGGTTTCAGGGGTATATGATAGGTGATGACCAGGCTATAAATGCTCCACTATTTAATTTACAGGAGATAAAGGAGCTATGCACCAATATAAACCCCTCCATACAGAATTTTTTAGGTATTGAAGTTGCCGACAACTTTAACCACCCACTATATTTTCAATTTTATTACCGGCAGCATAAGGATGATTTTACACTTAATAATGTTGACCACGTATGCATTTACGAACTGATCTCCACTTTTATACTAAACAAAATATACCTGGGCGCTCATTCAGCCGAAAAGATGCTGCTGGTAAAAGCCCTTGTTGGAAAGATGGATTTTGCAACTGCCCGGTATGATGTAGATAAGCTGAAGATGAATGACCTGATCAGGCAATATCCCCAGGCTTATAATGACCTGTTGGGAATAGGTTTTATAAGGGAGGTGAACAAAAGCAACGATGTACAATACAACACACTCATTCAATTTGCCAATGATAATTTTTTAGATTATAGCATTGCCAACACATTACTTTCAAACAACCAAAATATTTTTAATTCGCAACTGATAGCCATAATTAATGAATCATTTAAAAATGAGCGCAAGGTTCCGATACTTAAATGGTGCATTATATATACCATAAAAACAGGGCAGCAGGAAAGTTTTGAACTTTTGGCAGAAACCCGGCTTTCGGCCAGGGAGAAAGCGGAGATCATCATTTTTTTAGGCGATATGCTTGAGAAAGCATGCGTCTCGCTGGCTAAGAGCGAGGCGATGATCCAATACTTCAGGCAGGATTGCAGCGATGGCTTATTCGATTACTTTTTTGGCCTTGAATTCATAAACGCCGATTATATAAAGGCCCTGCAAACCCTGCTGCGCTTTGAGCTATCAAACAAAAAGAAAATATTGATATATACCAGCCTGGCAGCAATAGCTGTAATGCAACTGGATATGAACAAGCTAGAAAGTTACATCGTAAACCTGAAAAACTTCCCGGCAGAGGATTTGCAATCGATGGCATTAAATCCATTGCACTGCCTCGAAACCGCTTTCTACTTTCTAAAATATGGCATAGTTAAAAAAGAAGCCTTTGCCGAACTAACCAGCTTTTACTTTAATCCGCCAAAAAGCGAAAATGGATTTGAAAAAACTAACACCAACGATATTTTATACCTGTTGGCTATTCATACCTTATCCATATGCAAAAACCCTGTTAAGCTGCTGAGATTTACCCGAGCGCTCAACAAAATCTACAAAAATGACCCTGAACATTTACAGGGCTACCGCTTCCTTTTACAACTTATTACTACTGATGCTCATCTTCAGGCAAATAAAACAACCGAGGGATTAAGCAATTATGCCGACACCCTAATACTATATGAAGCTAATAAAGACTCCTATACCCCTTTTATGAAAGCCTCATTTTATTTGCTGAAAGTAAAAATGTGCTTATATCAAAATAACAGCGCTGATTTACAGCAAACCATGAAATCATTAGTTTCTTTAGCCGATCAATCCGGATTTAAACTGATAAAGGTGCAGGCATTAGTCTTTATACTATCAAATAAGGAGCTGTTAAATATAAACCCCGACTACTACAAGCAAATCTATTATGATTTTATAAAACTTGTACGCGAAAGCGGCTTTAGAGAGGAAAGCTTTATTACTAATGAAGTGGCATTGGCTATTAAATAA